From Pedococcus aerophilus, one genomic window encodes:
- a CDS encoding xanthine dehydrogenase family protein subunit M — MRAHTWERATDAASAVERVSSAPDAQFIAAGSNLVDHLKLGIARPDLLVDVSRLPLDQIDHSEAGVRIGANVRNSDLAADAGIRQGYAVLSRALLSGASGQIRNQATTAGNLLQRTRCVYFQDVTTPCNKREPGSGCSALEGYGRYNAILGASSDCVAVHPSDLAVSLAALDATVTVLGSEGEREVAFEDLHRLPGDHPERDTTLRHGDLVTGVFVPALPSGTRSTYTKVRDRASYAFALVSVAVVVRVADDGTLDDIRIAWGGASHKPWRARRAEDLLRGKEPSAENVRAALDAELAEAKTSADTAYKVPMLLRTTAMTLVQLTSPGSSPLPTSSTTSTTTSTEEASA; from the coding sequence ATGAGGGCCCACACCTGGGAACGCGCGACCGACGCCGCCTCGGCCGTCGAGCGCGTCAGCTCCGCCCCCGACGCGCAGTTCATCGCCGCCGGGAGCAACCTCGTCGACCACCTCAAGCTCGGCATCGCTCGCCCTGACCTCCTCGTCGACGTGAGCCGCCTGCCGCTGGACCAGATCGACCACTCCGAGGCGGGCGTGCGCATCGGGGCCAACGTCCGCAACAGCGACCTCGCCGCCGACGCGGGCATCCGTCAGGGGTATGCCGTGCTGTCCCGGGCCCTGCTGTCCGGGGCTTCCGGCCAGATCCGGAACCAGGCCACCACCGCGGGAAACCTGCTGCAGCGGACGCGCTGCGTCTACTTCCAGGACGTCACGACGCCGTGCAACAAGCGCGAACCCGGTTCGGGCTGCTCGGCGCTCGAGGGGTACGGCCGCTACAACGCCATCCTCGGAGCCTCGTCCGACTGCGTCGCCGTGCACCCGTCGGACCTCGCCGTCTCGCTCGCTGCGCTCGACGCCACGGTGACGGTGCTCGGCAGCGAAGGCGAGCGGGAGGTGGCGTTCGAGGACCTGCACCGCCTCCCCGGCGACCACCCCGAGCGGGACACGACTCTGCGCCACGGCGACCTCGTCACCGGCGTCTTCGTCCCCGCGCTCCCTTCCGGCACGCGGTCGACCTACACCAAGGTCCGCGACCGGGCGTCGTACGCGTTCGCCCTCGTCTCCGTCGCGGTCGTCGTGAGGGTGGCCGACGACGGCACGCTCGACGACATCCGCATCGCCTGGGGTGGCGCCTCGCACAAGCCGTGGCGGGCCCGTCGCGCCGAGGACCTGCTGCGCGGCAAGGAGCCCAGCGCCGAGAACGTGCGGGCCGCGCTCGACGCCGAGCTGGCGGAGGCGAAGACCTCCGCCGACACGGCCTACAAGGTGCCGATGCTCCTTCGCACCACCGCGATGACGCTCGTGCAGCTGACCTCGCCGGGCTCGTCCCCGTTACCCACGTCGTCCACCACCTCGACCACCACGTCGACCGAGGAGGCCTCCGCATGA
- a CDS encoding beta-phosphoglucomutase family hydrolase has protein sequence MDWTDYDAALFDLDGVLTPTAEVHMRAWDVMFNAYLDERDDDQQPYTDEDYFAWVDGKPRYDGVRSFLASRGITLPDGTPEDAPELETVCGLGNRKNAAFSAVLRDEGVTPYPASVALLDHLRERGTAVAVVSSSRNAPAVLAAAGLADRFEVVVDGQVASAAGLPGKPAPDTYLYAAEQLGVTKDRAVVLEDALSGVQSGRAGDFGLVVGVDRGAGAQPLLDGGADVVVAELDELIGR, from the coding sequence GTGGACTGGACCGACTACGACGCTGCCCTCTTCGACCTCGACGGGGTGCTGACCCCCACCGCCGAGGTGCACATGCGGGCGTGGGACGTCATGTTCAACGCCTACCTCGACGAGCGCGACGACGACCAGCAGCCGTACACCGACGAGGACTACTTCGCCTGGGTCGACGGCAAACCGCGCTACGACGGGGTCCGCTCCTTCCTCGCCTCCCGGGGCATCACCCTGCCCGACGGCACGCCCGAGGACGCCCCCGAGCTCGAGACCGTCTGCGGCCTCGGCAACCGCAAGAACGCCGCCTTCTCCGCGGTCCTGCGCGACGAGGGCGTCACCCCCTACCCCGCTTCGGTCGCCCTCCTGGACCACCTGCGCGAGCGCGGCACCGCCGTGGCCGTCGTCTCCTCCTCCCGCAACGCTCCTGCCGTGCTCGCCGCCGCCGGCCTCGCCGACCGCTTCGAGGTCGTCGTCGACGGCCAGGTCGCGTCGGCCGCCGGGCTGCCGGGCAAGCCGGCCCCCGACACCTACCTGTATGCCGCGGAGCAGCTCGGCGTGACCAAGGACCGTGCGGTCGTGCTCGAGGACGCCCTGTCCGGCGTGCAGTCCGGCCGGGCCGGTGACTTCGGGCTCGTCGTCGGGGTCGACCGGGGCGCCGGAGCCCAGCCGCTGCTCGACGGTGGCGCCGACGTCGTCGTGGCCGAGCTCGACGAGCTGATCGGTCGATGA
- a CDS encoding 2Fe-2S iron-sulfur cluster-binding protein, whose amino-acid sequence MQSEITLVVDGAERTVEVDHRSTLLDTLRDRLGVTSPKKGCDHGQCGSCTVLLDGRRHLSCLTLAVAQDGAEVTTAAGLGDGDSLHAVQEAFLAEDGFQCGYCTPGQVCSAVGMLEEAKQGNPSHVTDDLVGDVELTDEEIRERMSGNLCRCGAYVNIVAAIREAAKA is encoded by the coding sequence ATGCAGTCCGAGATCACCCTCGTCGTCGACGGAGCCGAGCGCACCGTCGAGGTGGACCACCGCAGCACCCTGCTCGACACCCTCCGCGACCGGCTCGGGGTGACGTCGCCCAAGAAGGGGTGCGACCACGGGCAGTGCGGCTCGTGCACGGTGCTCCTCGACGGTCGTCGCCACCTCTCGTGCCTCACCCTCGCAGTGGCCCAGGACGGCGCGGAGGTCACCACCGCCGCCGGGCTCGGCGACGGGGACTCCCTGCACGCGGTGCAGGAGGCGTTCCTCGCCGAGGACGGGTTCCAGTGCGGCTACTGCACACCGGGCCAGGTCTGCTCCGCCGTCGGCATGCTCGAGGAGGCCAAGCAGGGCAACCCCAGCCACGTCACCGACGACCTCGTCGGCGACGTCGAGCTCACCGACGAGGAGATCCGCGAGCGGATGAGCGGCAACCTCTGCCGCTGCGGCGCCTACGTCAACATCGTCGCCGCGATCCGAGAGGCGGCCAAGGCATGA